The following proteins come from a genomic window of Rutidosis leptorrhynchoides isolate AG116_Rl617_1_P2 chromosome 10, CSIRO_AGI_Rlap_v1, whole genome shotgun sequence:
- the LOC139872329 gene encoding heavy metal-associated isoprenylated plant protein 20-like, protein MGYLDHISDLFSVSSPKKHKRKTMQIVEIKVKMDCDGCVRKVKSAASSSKGVKSVEVDQSKSRVTVKGYVDPKKVLKKIQETGKKAEMWPYVPYNLVHYPYAPQAYDKKAPKGYVKNVPQAYETSNNPNEEYTTLFSDENPNACSIM, encoded by the exons ATGGGCTATTTGGATCATATCTCTGATCTATTTTCTGTAAGCAGTCCAAAAAAACACAAGCGCAAAACTATGCAG ATAGTTGAGATTAAGGTTAAGATGGACTGTGATGGCTGTGTAAGGAAAGTCAAGAGTGCAGCTTCGTCTTCTAAAG GTGTGAAATCGGTGGAGGTAGATCAATCGAAAAGCCGAGTAACAGTAAAGGGTTATGTGGATCCTAAAAAGGTGTTAAAGAAGATCCAAGAGACCGGAAAGAAAGCTGAAATGTGGCCATATGTACCTTATAATCTTGTCCATTACCCTTATGCCCCTCAAGCGTACGATAAAAAAGCCCCTAAAGGTTATGTTAAGAACGTCCCTCAAGCGTACGAGACTTCTAATAATCCTAACGAGGAGTATACAACTCTTTTCAGTGACGAAAATCCAAATGCGTGTTCGATTATGTGA